A genomic stretch from bacterium includes:
- a CDS encoding MFS transporter, whose translation MVESLPLPPRRRYGVLVAIGSCSFMAALDGSIVNTIMPILSRDFRAPLHDVQWVSTTFLLVVAGLMLTFGRMGDIYGHKRVYQSGFGLFVLASGLCGLAGSLPALVAARGLQAVGSAMILSNSPAILTKSFPPEQRGQALGMQASMTYLGLTLGPSLGGFLAQTFSWRAVFLVNLPVGAAAWTLGWALVPRDASPPKRERFDLSGAALYVVAMVALLLALAQGHEWGWGAPPTVALLAGAGAFLASFLWRESRAAAPMLDLGLFRSRVFAGSVGAAVTNYLCVTVVSFMLPFYLIQSRGLPPARAGLLLSAQPIVMAVVAPLAGTLSDRIGTRLPTALGMALLGLGLAGLSAVDAATPLAHIGWLLTVVGLGTGIFIAPNNSARMGAAPRGRQGVAAATLATARQTGMMLGVAQSGAVFSTVAARAANAGLADAAYRGVEAAFVAGVVVAALGVLASALRGDAARP comes from the coding sequence ATGGTCGAATCGCTCCCGCTTCCGCCGCGCCGTCGCTACGGCGTCCTCGTCGCCATCGGCTCGTGCTCGTTCATGGCCGCGCTCGACGGGAGCATCGTCAACACGATCATGCCGATCCTCTCGCGCGACTTCCGCGCCCCGCTCCACGACGTGCAGTGGGTCTCGACGACCTTCCTGCTCGTCGTCGCCGGGCTGATGCTGACGTTCGGGCGGATGGGCGACATCTACGGCCACAAGCGGGTCTACCAGTCCGGCTTCGGCCTCTTCGTCCTCGCCTCCGGCCTCTGCGGACTCGCCGGCTCGCTCCCCGCGCTCGTCGCGGCGCGCGGGCTGCAGGCGGTCGGCTCGGCGATGATCCTCTCCAACTCGCCGGCGATCCTCACCAAGAGCTTTCCGCCGGAGCAGCGCGGACAGGCGCTCGGCATGCAGGCCAGCATGACCTATCTCGGCCTGACGCTCGGCCCCTCGCTCGGCGGCTTCCTCGCGCAGACGTTCTCCTGGCGCGCCGTCTTCCTCGTCAACCTCCCCGTCGGCGCCGCGGCCTGGACGCTCGGCTGGGCGCTCGTCCCGCGCGACGCGTCGCCGCCGAAGCGGGAGCGGTTCGACCTGTCCGGCGCGGCGCTCTACGTCGTCGCGATGGTCGCGCTGCTCCTCGCCCTCGCCCAAGGGCACGAGTGGGGCTGGGGCGCGCCGCCGACCGTCGCGCTGCTCGCCGGCGCCGGCGCCTTCCTCGCCTCGTTCCTTTGGCGCGAGAGCCGGGCCGCGGCGCCGATGCTCGACCTCGGGCTCTTCCGCTCGCGCGTCTTCGCCGGCTCGGTCGGCGCGGCGGTGACCAACTACCTCTGCGTGACCGTCGTCTCGTTCATGCTGCCGTTCTACCTGATCCAGTCGCGCGGCCTGCCGCCGGCGCGCGCCGGCCTGCTCCTCTCAGCGCAGCCGATCGTGATGGCCGTCGTCGCCCCGCTCGCCGGGACGCTCTCCGACCGGATCGGCACGCGCCTCCCGACGGCGCTCGGGATGGCGCTGCTCGGCCTCGGCCTCGCCGGCCTCTCCGCGGTGGACGCCGCGACGCCGCTGGCGCACATCGGCTGGCTGCTGACGGTCGTCGGCCTCGGCACGGGAATCTTCATCGCGCCGAACAACAGCGCGCGGATGGGCGCGGCGCCGCGCGGGCGGCAGGGGGTCGCGGCGGCGACGCTCGCCACGGCGCGCCAGACGGGGATGATGCTCGGCGTCGCGCAGTCGGGCGCCGTCTTCTCGACCGTCGCGGCGCGCGCCGCGAACGCCGGCCTCGCCGACGCCGCCTACCGCGGCGTCGAGGCGGCGTTCGTCGCCGGGGTCGTCGTCGCCGCCTTGGGCGTTCTCGCCTCCGCGCTGCGCGGCGACGCCGCGCGTCCCTGA
- a CDS encoding trypsin-like peptidase domain-containing protein, which produces MRIAPLVLALSVVAAAGCSFSVEDRTPKRRPAPRAEGSAETAAPAPRAPIATPIPEGLSPEERRDIEVFRRAQGAVVNITSMATRRDFFTLDVMQIPQGMGSGFVWDQAGHVVTNFHVIENADHLTVTLSDRSEWDAEVVGATPDKDLAVLRIKAPSARLVPLAVGESRNLLVGQRVLALGNPFGLDHTLTVGVVSALGRELQSPSGRTIRDVIQTDAAINPGNSGGPLLDSSGRLIGVNTAIYSPTGASSGIGFAVPVDTVKRLVPQLIQKGHATQPGIGVRTISDQAARENGVEGIVVLDVSRGGPAAQAGIQGIQRVRGGYQIGDVIVAVDGRRVSKLEEMLDAFESAGVGASVTLTVQRDGRRRDVRVSLADVR; this is translated from the coding sequence ATGCGCATCGCCCCGCTCGTGCTTGCGCTTTCCGTCGTCGCGGCCGCCGGCTGCAGCTTCAGCGTCGAGGACCGCACCCCCAAACGCCGTCCCGCGCCGCGCGCCGAGGGGAGCGCCGAAACCGCAGCGCCGGCGCCCCGCGCGCCGATCGCGACGCCGATCCCCGAGGGGCTCAGCCCCGAGGAGCGGCGCGACATCGAGGTCTTCCGCCGGGCGCAGGGGGCGGTGGTCAACATCACGAGCATGGCCACGCGGCGGGACTTCTTCACGCTCGACGTGATGCAGATCCCGCAGGGGATGGGCTCCGGGTTCGTCTGGGACCAGGCGGGGCACGTCGTCACCAACTTCCACGTGATCGAGAACGCCGACCACCTGACGGTGACCCTCTCCGATCGTTCGGAGTGGGACGCCGAGGTGGTGGGGGCGACGCCGGACAAGGACCTCGCCGTGCTGCGGATCAAGGCGCCGTCCGCGCGCCTCGTGCCGCTGGCGGTCGGCGAGTCGCGCAACCTGCTCGTCGGGCAGCGGGTCCTCGCGCTCGGCAATCCGTTCGGGCTCGACCACACGCTGACGGTCGGCGTGGTCAGCGCGCTGGGGCGCGAGCTGCAGTCGCCGTCGGGGCGGACGATCCGCGACGTCATCCAGACCGACGCCGCGATCAACCCGGGCAACTCGGGCGGGCCGCTGCTCGATTCGTCGGGACGGCTGATCGGGGTGAACACGGCGATCTACAGCCCGACCGGCGCTTCGTCGGGGATCGGGTTCGCGGTGCCGGTGGACACGGTGAAGCGGCTCGTGCCGCAGCTCATCCAAAAGGGCCACGCGACGCAGCCGGGGATCGGGGTGCGGACGATCTCCGACCAGGCGGCGCGCGAGAACGGCGTCGAGGGGATCGTGGTCCTCGACGTCTCGCGCGGCGGGCCGGCGGCGCAGGCCGGGATTCAGGGGATTCAGCGGGTGCGGGGCGGCTACCAGATCGGCGACGTGATCGTCGCGGTGGACGGGCGGCGCGTCTCGAAGCTCGAGGAGATGCTGGACGCGTTCGAGTCGGCGGGGGTCGGGGCGTCGGTGACGCTGACGGTGCAGCGGGACGGCCGCCGGCGGGACGTGCGGGTTTCGTTGGCGGATGTGCGGTAA
- a CDS encoding DUF2752 domain-containing protein, which produces MSAGDGEARQRRSDWTVVGLVAGMFVLGALIAPAAEGTTWRLSLFGFDLPGVCWFSALTGRPCAACGMTRSVTLLLHGRLAASYAQHPFGSLAALMALAALPSRAARLGGHAAAWTIRWDQWWNRATTIALCGLLLWWAARWWISR; this is translated from the coding sequence ATGTCCGCGGGCGACGGCGAAGCGCGGCAACGGCGTTCGGACTGGACGGTCGTCGGCCTCGTCGCGGGGATGTTCGTCTTGGGCGCGCTGATCGCGCCGGCGGCCGAGGGAACGACGTGGCGTCTCTCGCTGTTCGGCTTCGACCTGCCCGGCGTCTGCTGGTTCTCGGCGTTGACCGGCCGGCCGTGCGCGGCCTGCGGCATGACCCGCTCGGTGACGCTGCTGCTGCACGGGCGCTTGGCCGCCTCGTACGCCCAGCATCCGTTCGGCTCGCTCGCCGCGCTGATGGCGCTGGCGGCGCTGCCCTCGCGGGCGGCGCGGCTTGGAGGCCACGCCGCCGCGTGGACGATCCGCTGGGATCAGTGGTGGAACCGGGCGACGACGATCGCCCTCTGCGGGCTGCTCCTCTGGTGGGCGGCCCGCTGGTGGATCAGTCGCTGA
- the rpmE gene encoding 50S ribosomal protein L31, with protein MKPGIHPEYSDCTVICACGHTYTTRSVRKELRVELCSECHPFFTGKQKLVDTAGRVERFQRRYAGVDKKAERRQKGRA; from the coding sequence ATGAAGCCTGGAATCCATCCTGAATACTCGGACTGCACCGTGATCTGCGCCTGCGGCCACACCTACACCACCCGCAGCGTGCGCAAGGAACTGCGCGTCGAACTCTGCTCGGAGTGCCACCCGTTCTTCACCGGCAAGCAGAAGCTGGTGGACACCGCCGGCCGCGTCGAGCGCTTCCAGCGCCGCTACGCCGGCGTGGACAAGAAGGCCGAGCGGCGCCAGAAGGGCCGGGCCTGA
- a CDS encoding DUF5684 domain-containing protein, translating into MEETGSQAAATGIAMAAMFGYFVVSLVLYLYFSFCLMTIARKTGHTDDWMAWVPIVNIYYACIVAGKPGWWTILFFIPCVNIIMGILVWMAIAEKRNKPSWWGILIIVPCVNLIVPGYLAFSD; encoded by the coding sequence ATGGAAGAAACGGGGTCCCAAGCCGCGGCGACGGGCATCGCGATGGCGGCGATGTTTGGCTATTTCGTGGTCTCGCTCGTTCTCTATCTCTATTTCTCGTTCTGCCTGATGACGATCGCCCGCAAGACCGGCCACACCGACGACTGGATGGCGTGGGTGCCGATCGTCAACATCTACTACGCCTGCATCGTCGCCGGGAAGCCGGGATGGTGGACGATCCTGTTCTTCATCCCCTGCGTCAACATCATCATGGGGATCCTCGTCTGGATGGCGATCGCCGAGAAGCGGAACAAGCCGTCGTGGTGGGGCATCCTGATCATCGTCCCCTGCGTCAATCTCATCGTTCCAGGCTATCTCGCCTTCAGCGACTGA
- the prmC gene encoding peptide chain release factor N(5)-glutamine methyltransferase gives MSAGPPPGSLGAALRAAASALERAGCEAPREQAEILLGELLGLGRGALLARSREPLSPDVETRFAALVARRAAREPLQHLVGHWPFLELELKVDRRALVPRPETEELALAARERLPRGRAALAADVGTGTGAVALALAASHPAARVLAIDVSADALALCRENRDALGLKDRVRLARGDLLGALAPGAGFDVVVANLPYVAPEEWPELQPEVRDHDPRLALVAEDGGLALIRRLCAEAPARLAADGWLLLEMAPAQTAVVAAELAPAWRDVAVLRDRFDRARIVVARRGA, from the coding sequence GTGAGCGCCGGGCCGCCTCCGGGCTCGCTCGGGGCGGCGCTGCGCGCGGCCGCGTCGGCGCTGGAGCGCGCCGGCTGCGAGGCGCCGCGCGAGCAGGCGGAGATCCTGCTCGGCGAGCTGCTCGGTCTCGGCCGCGGTGCGCTCCTCGCGCGCTCGCGCGAGCCGCTTTCCCCGGACGTCGAGACGCGCTTCGCCGCGCTCGTCGCGCGGCGCGCGGCGCGCGAGCCGCTGCAGCATCTCGTCGGCCACTGGCCGTTCCTCGAGCTCGAACTGAAGGTCGATCGGCGCGCGCTCGTGCCGCGTCCGGAGACGGAGGAGCTGGCGCTCGCCGCGCGGGAGCGGCTGCCGCGCGGGCGCGCGGCGCTGGCCGCGGACGTCGGGACGGGGACGGGGGCGGTGGCGCTCGCCCTCGCGGCGAGCCATCCCGCGGCGCGCGTCCTCGCGATCGACGTCTCGGCCGACGCGCTCGCGCTCTGCCGCGAGAACCGCGACGCGCTGGGGCTGAAAGACCGCGTGCGCCTCGCGCGCGGCGACCTGCTCGGGGCGCTCGCCCCCGGCGCGGGGTTCGACGTCGTCGTCGCCAACCTGCCGTACGTCGCGCCGGAGGAGTGGCCGGAGCTGCAGCCGGAGGTGCGCGACCACGACCCGCGCCTCGCGCTCGTCGCCGAGGACGGCGGCCTCGCGCTGATCCGGCGGCTCTGCGCCGAGGCGCCGGCGCGGCTCGCCGCGGACGGCTGGCTGCTGCTGGAGATGGCGCCGGCGCAGACGGCGGTCGTCGCCGCGGAACTGGCGCCTGCGTGGCGCGACGTCGCGGTGCTCCGCGACCGCTTCGACCGCGCGCGGATCGTCGTCGCGCGGCGGGGTGCCTGA
- the prfA gene encoding peptide chain release factor 1 has translation MRGRLEGIETEFRDVSDRMADPAVAANASAYRELAQRFAELEPVVDSMRAWRAAEAQLDDARQLARDEQDEELRAMARDEARSLEARAEELERTITALLLPRDPNDEKNVILEVRAGTGGGEASLFAAELFRMYQRYAEARGWRFDVVDLSESEIGGVKEAVANIAGKGAFSRLKFESGVHRVQRVPETEAQGRIHTSAATVAVLPEAEDVDLVIDEEKDIRLDTFCASGPGGQHVNKTASAVRITHLATGIVVQCQDEKSWHKNKAKALKVLRSRVLDKMLSEQHAQEAAARKSMVGSGDRSEKVRTYNFPQNRVTDHRIGFTLHRLDAVMLGDLDELIDALATAEQAERLKNEA, from the coding sequence CTGAGGGGCCGGCTCGAGGGGATCGAGACCGAGTTCCGCGACGTTTCCGACCGGATGGCCGACCCCGCGGTCGCCGCCAACGCCTCCGCCTACCGCGAGCTCGCGCAGCGGTTCGCCGAGCTCGAGCCGGTCGTGGACTCGATGCGCGCCTGGCGCGCCGCCGAGGCCCAGCTCGACGACGCACGGCAGTTGGCGCGCGACGAGCAGGACGAGGAACTGCGCGCGATGGCGCGCGACGAGGCGCGGTCGCTCGAGGCGCGGGCGGAGGAGCTGGAGCGGACGATCACCGCGCTGCTCCTGCCGCGCGACCCAAACGACGAGAAGAACGTGATCCTCGAGGTCCGGGCCGGCACCGGCGGCGGCGAGGCGAGCCTCTTCGCGGCCGAGCTGTTCCGGATGTACCAACGCTACGCCGAGGCCCGCGGCTGGCGCTTCGACGTCGTGGACCTGTCGGAGAGCGAGATCGGCGGCGTGAAGGAGGCGGTGGCCAACATCGCCGGCAAGGGCGCCTTCTCGCGGCTCAAGTTCGAGTCGGGCGTGCACCGCGTGCAGCGCGTGCCGGAGACCGAGGCGCAGGGGCGGATCCACACCTCCGCGGCGACGGTCGCCGTGCTCCCCGAGGCGGAGGACGTCGACCTCGTCATCGACGAGGAGAAGGACATCCGCCTCGACACGTTCTGCGCCTCCGGCCCCGGCGGGCAGCACGTCAACAAGACGGCCTCCGCCGTGCGGATCACGCACCTCGCCACCGGGATCGTCGTGCAGTGCCAGGACGAGAAGTCGTGGCACAAGAACAAGGCCAAGGCGCTGAAGGTGCTCCGCTCGCGCGTGCTCGACAAGATGCTCTCCGAGCAGCACGCGCAGGAGGCGGCCGCCCGCAAGTCGATGGTCGGCAGCGGCGACCGCTCGGAGAAGGTCCGCACCTACAACTTCCCGCAGAACCGCGTCACCGACCACCGCATCGGCTTCACGCTGCACCGCCTGGACGCCGTGATGCTCGGCGACCTCGACGAGTTGATCGACGCCCTGGCGACGGCGGAGCAGGCCGAGCGGCTCAAGAACGAAGCGTGA
- a CDS encoding DUF2752 domain-containing protein, with protein sequence MTEAAGRYRAVNWAAAGLLVYALLLPFISGYFEAWFPSLWRCPFAVLAGRPCPLCGLTRDFGALWRGDLAGARLNPLAVPLFVGVIAELLFRLHFCVKKRPVSRRLILADASVHGVAAVLFVAWMGVRLSA encoded by the coding sequence TTGACGGAAGCCGCCGGTCGCTACCGGGCCGTCAACTGGGCGGCGGCGGGGCTGTTGGTCTACGCCCTGCTGCTGCCCTTCATCTCCGGCTATTTCGAGGCGTGGTTCCCTTCGCTGTGGCGCTGCCCGTTCGCCGTCTTGGCGGGGCGGCCTTGCCCGCTCTGCGGGCTGACGAGGGACTTCGGCGCGCTGTGGCGCGGCGACCTGGCGGGAGCGCGGCTGAACCCCTTGGCCGTGCCCTTGTTCGTCGGCGTGATCGCTGAACTCCTCTTCCGACTGCACTTCTGCGTCAAGAAACGTCCCGTCTCGCGGCGGCTGATTCTCGCCGACGCGTCCGTTCACGGCGTCGCCGCTGTCCTGTTCGTCGCTTGGATGGGCGTTCGTCTTTCCGCTTGA
- a CDS encoding DUF1385 domain-containing protein gives MRLLPLFLAAQENVLLGGQAVLEGVMMRSPQAFAVAVRRPDGEIVYLSERAPSWSARRRLLRLPFLRGVSTLFQSLGIGLRALNFSAEQALPEEQAGASSAKTGAALWISVLGALLVGVALFFALPLALTEGLKRLFPGIGGGIAYNLIDGALRGVFFLGYIAAIRMVKDIGRLFRYHGAEHKVVHAFEAKVPLDVEHAQGFSVLHPRCGTSFLLFVMVVSILVFCCVPSAWPAWGKGLARLALLPLVVGLSYELLRFSARRGGAAGRALVAPGLWLQRLTTGEPDDGMVQVALAAFHRAAELEGGAASVVL, from the coding sequence ATGCGCCTCCTGCCGCTGTTCCTCGCGGCCCAGGAGAACGTCCTCCTGGGCGGCCAGGCGGTGCTCGAAGGGGTGATGATGCGCTCCCCGCAGGCCTTCGCGGTCGCCGTGCGAAGGCCTGACGGGGAGATTGTCTATCTCTCCGAGCGAGCCCCCTCCTGGTCGGCGCGGCGCCGCCTGCTGCGGCTGCCGTTCCTGCGCGGCGTCTCGACCCTTTTCCAGTCGCTGGGGATCGGTCTGCGCGCGCTGAACTTCTCCGCGGAGCAGGCGCTCCCCGAAGAACAGGCCGGCGCGTCGTCCGCCAAGACCGGCGCCGCGCTCTGGATCAGCGTGCTCGGCGCGCTCCTCGTCGGCGTGGCGCTCTTCTTCGCCCTGCCGCTGGCGCTGACCGAAGGGCTCAAGCGCCTCTTCCCGGGGATCGGCGGCGGGATCGCCTACAACCTGATCGACGGCGCGCTGCGCGGCGTCTTCTTCCTCGGCTACATCGCGGCGATCCGGATGGTCAAGGACATCGGCCGCCTCTTCCGCTACCACGGCGCCGAGCACAAGGTCGTCCACGCCTTCGAGGCGAAGGTCCCGCTGGACGTCGAGCACGCGCAGGGCTTCTCCGTGCTCCATCCGCGCTGCGGGACGTCGTTCCTGCTGTTCGTGATGGTCGTCTCGATCCTCGTCTTCTGCTGCGTCCCCTCGGCCTGGCCGGCGTGGGGGAAGGGGCTGGCGCGGCTCGCGCTGCTGCCGCTCGTCGTCGGCCTTTCCTACGAACTGCTTCGCTTCTCGGCCCGCCGCGGCGGCGCCGCGGGGCGGGCGCTGGTCGCGCCGGGGCTTTGGCTCCAGCGCCTGACGACCGGCGAGCCCGACGACGGCATGGTCCAAGTCGCGCTCGCCGCCTTCCACCGCGCGGCCGAACTCGAAGGCGGCGCGGCGTCGGTCGTGCTGTGA